In a single window of the Desulfovibrio sp. ZJ209 genome:
- a CDS encoding glycosyltransferase, whose translation MSAPERPRLPDFAGRPVSLPDAPDAWELLNPGGNHRDVLLLGLGPGNPQELPFVRAAAERGGTVFWVEDGRTLGRLRPAGFAPPGWRRLTPGEAARLSGAAVHLYRPSLRLAPDFWGPIAGRIEAKATALPGAPAPTVWLPGDETQLLHRELRTALEEAGFSPFCGPAPRGAAELPDAWGGRLPAFALSVNLRGMDAEGRVFHACRALGVPVALWFVDNPWHVLPAARLPWWREAHLFVTDASFIPGLTEYGATSVHHLPLAVAPHMWRPLPDETEAGHLARLAPRFVGRAAFPGRERFFAAARVPGELLARALALTRESAAPSRLANFHWWAQRLHVRLWPGHEVRAAGLGAERCAQANRSRWIAAGLPLGLRVTGDALWRELVPGCEPEAPVDYYGSLPEVYRQASAVLNVTSLLLPASLSQRHFDVWAAGGLLLTDATKGLDIFPHELTAPITLTSRAELGPRVASLAANSQHARDLRQAWREHLRAAHTYGHRLAFIREKIGA comes from the coding sequence ATGAGTGCCCCTGAGCGTCCGCGCCTTCCCGACTTCGCCGGGCGCCCCGTGAGCCTGCCTGACGCTCCCGACGCCTGGGAACTCCTCAATCCCGGGGGGAATCACCGGGACGTGCTCCTGCTCGGGCTCGGCCCCGGAAACCCGCAAGAGCTGCCCTTCGTGCGCGCGGCCGCGGAGCGCGGCGGCACGGTCTTTTGGGTGGAGGATGGCCGGACCCTGGGCAGGCTTCGCCCCGCCGGCTTCGCCCCTCCGGGCTGGCGCCGGCTCACGCCCGGGGAGGCCGCGCGGCTTTCCGGCGCCGCCGTCCACCTCTACCGGCCTTCCCTCAGGCTCGCGCCGGACTTCTGGGGTCCCATCGCAGGCCGCATCGAAGCCAAAGCCACGGCCCTGCCGGGGGCACCGGCCCCGACGGTGTGGCTGCCCGGCGATGAAACCCAGCTCCTGCACCGGGAACTGCGCACCGCGCTGGAAGAAGCCGGCTTTTCCCCCTTCTGCGGGCCGGCCCCGCGCGGGGCGGCGGAGCTCCCCGATGCCTGGGGGGGAAGGCTCCCGGCCTTCGCGCTCTCCGTCAACCTGCGCGGCATGGATGCGGAGGGCCGCGTCTTCCACGCCTGCCGGGCGCTTGGCGTGCCCGTGGCGCTGTGGTTCGTGGACAATCCCTGGCATGTGCTCCCGGCGGCGCGCCTTCCGTGGTGGCGCGAGGCCCATCTCTTCGTGACGGACGCGAGCTTCATCCCCGGTCTCACCGAGTACGGGGCCACGAGCGTGCACCACCTGCCGCTGGCCGTGGCGCCGCACATGTGGCGGCCGCTCCCGGACGAAACCGAGGCAGGGCACCTCGCGCGGCTTGCCCCGCGCTTCGTGGGGCGCGCGGCCTTTCCCGGCCGGGAGCGCTTTTTCGCGGCCGCGCGCGTGCCCGGGGAACTGCTGGCCCGCGCCCTTGCCCTGACGCGCGAAAGCGCCGCTCCCTCCCGGCTGGCCAATTTCCACTGGTGGGCGCAACGCCTCCATGTGCGCCTCTGGCCCGGGCATGAGGTGCGCGCCGCCGGCCTTGGCGCTGAGCGCTGCGCCCAGGCCAACCGCAGCCGCTGGATAGCGGCCGGCCTGCCGCTGGGCCTGCGCGTCACCGGGGACGCGCTCTGGCGCGAGCTCGTGCCCGGCTGCGAGCCCGAGGCCCCTGTGGATTATTACGGCAGCCTCCCCGAAGTCTACCGCCAAGCCTCCGCCGTGCTCAATGTGACGAGCCTCCTCCTGCCGGCGAGCCTGAGCCAGCGCCATTTCGACGTCTGGGCGGCCGGGGGCCTGCTGCTCACCGACGCCACAAAGGGCCTCGACATCTTCCCCCACGAGCTCACGGCGCCCATCACCCTCACCTCCCGCGCGGAACTCGGCCCGCGCGTCGCGTCCCTCGCCGCAAACTCGCAACACGCGCGGGATTTGCGTCAGGCATGGCGCGAGCATTTGCGCGCCGCCCATACCTACGGCCACCGGCTCGCCTTCATCCGCGAAAAAATCGGCGCCTGA
- a CDS encoding TatD family hydrolase: protein MGHKKPQRIDPLTVALPPGGVDSHAHLDGAEFDPDREAVLARAREAGVSGIGNVFLSPEAFTERRGLFAAHPGVFFLLGIHPCDGEKCTPACLDSIASAFAAEPRLRAVGEIGLDFHWDDCPRELQMAAFAAQLDMARALEKPVVLHCREAEAECLSILEARGFAGYPLLWHCFGGAPALARRILANGWHISVPGPVTYPANGALREAVAVIPEDRLLLETDAPYLSPVPWRGTRNEPAYTVFTARAVAEARGVAPEELWRTCGRNTRRFFGLEGRAESCRS, encoded by the coding sequence ATGGGACACAAGAAACCGCAGCGGATCGACCCGCTCACCGTGGCCCTGCCCCCGGGCGGCGTGGACAGCCACGCCCACCTTGACGGGGCGGAATTCGACCCCGACCGGGAGGCCGTGCTCGCCCGCGCCCGCGAGGCCGGGGTGTCGGGCATCGGCAATGTCTTTCTTTCGCCCGAGGCCTTTACGGAACGACGCGGGCTTTTTGCCGCTCACCCCGGGGTCTTCTTCCTGCTCGGCATCCACCCCTGTGACGGCGAAAAGTGCACGCCCGCCTGCCTCGACAGCATAGCCTCCGCCTTCGCCGCTGAGCCGCGCCTTCGGGCCGTGGGCGAGATCGGCCTCGACTTCCACTGGGACGACTGCCCGCGCGAACTGCAAATGGCCGCTTTCGCCGCGCAGCTCGACATGGCCCGCGCCCTTGAAAAGCCCGTGGTGCTCCATTGCCGGGAGGCGGAGGCGGAATGCCTCTCCATCCTCGAGGCGCGGGGCTTCGCGGGCTATCCGCTGCTCTGGCACTGCTTCGGGGGGGCGCCCGCGCTGGCGCGGCGCATTCTCGCCAACGGCTGGCACATCTCCGTGCCCGGGCCCGTCACCTATCCCGCCAACGGGGCGCTCCGGGAGGCCGTGGCCGTCATCCCGGAAGATCGCCTTTTGCTTGAGACGGACGCGCCCTATCTTTCGCCCGTGCCCTGGCGGGGCACGCGCAACGAGCCGGCCTATACGGTCTTTACCGCGCGGGCCGTGGCCGAGGCGCGGGGCGTGGCGCCGGAAGAGCTGTGGCGCACCTGCGGCAGGAACACGCGGCGCTTTTTCGGGCTCGAGGGCCGGGCGGAAAGCTGCCGTTCCTGA
- a CDS encoding UDP-glucuronic acid decarboxylase family protein, producing MHLRKRVLVTGGSGFLGSHLCARLLREGNEVICVDNFFSSARSNVEELMDNMRFELIRHDVTFPLYIEVDEIYNLACPASPVHYQHDPVQTIKTCVHGAINMLGLAKRLRARIYQASTSEVYGDPEVHPQPESYWGHVNPIGIRSCYDEGKRCAEALFFAYWRQGGLPIKVGRIFNTYGPKMHPNDGRVVSNFIVQALKGEPITIYGDGSQTRSFCYVDDLIDCMVRFMASREDFTGPMNMGNPGEFTIRELAEKVVDMTGSRSRIIHEPLPADDPAKRRPDITLARRELGWEPVTPLASGLEKTIAYFDGLLKEGLI from the coding sequence ATGCACTTGCGCAAAAGGGTCCTTGTCACCGGCGGTTCCGGCTTTCTCGGCTCGCACCTCTGCGCCCGGCTTCTCAGGGAGGGCAACGAGGTCATCTGCGTGGACAATTTTTTCTCCAGCGCCCGCTCCAACGTGGAAGAGCTCATGGACAACATGCGCTTTGAGCTCATCCGCCACGACGTGACCTTTCCGCTCTATATCGAGGTGGACGAGATCTACAATCTCGCCTGCCCGGCCTCGCCCGTCCATTACCAGCACGACCCGGTGCAGACCATCAAGACCTGCGTGCACGGGGCCATCAACATGCTCGGGCTCGCCAAGCGTTTGCGCGCGCGCATCTACCAGGCCTCGACCAGCGAGGTCTATGGCGACCCCGAGGTGCATCCCCAGCCCGAATCCTACTGGGGCCATGTCAACCCCATCGGCATCCGCTCCTGCTACGACGAGGGCAAGCGCTGCGCCGAGGCGCTCTTCTTCGCCTATTGGCGGCAGGGGGGCCTGCCCATCAAGGTGGGCCGCATCTTCAACACCTACGGGCCGAAGATGCACCCCAACGACGGCCGCGTGGTCTCCAACTTCATCGTCCAGGCCCTCAAGGGCGAGCCCATCACCATCTATGGCGACGGCAGCCAGACGCGCTCCTTCTGCTATGTGGACGACCTCATCGACTGCATGGTGCGCTTCATGGCCTCGCGCGAGGACTTCACCGGGCCCATGAACATGGGCAACCCCGGCGAGTTCACCATCCGCGAGCTGGCGGAAAAGGTGGTGGACATGACCGGGAGCCGTTCGCGCATCATCCACGAGCCCCTGCCCGCCGACGACCCGGCCAAGCGCCGGCCCGACATCACGCTCGCCCGGCGCGAGCTCGGCTGGGAGCCTGTGACGCCGCTCGCCTCCGGCCTTGAGAAGACCATCGCCTATTTCGACGGCCTGCTCAAAGAAGGGCTCATCTAG
- a CDS encoding proton-conducting transporter membrane subunit yields the protein MDCYLASLCVFVASALVLGAAAVAASIRPPRPRRSRRVNALGAGCAALGCAVGFAGAVGALINGGATVELLWGLPVGHLVLRLDALSAFFLLPVFGLGFVCALSGGIALRSVRPGEHNLAAHWFFFLLLLTGMACVMCAADAIFFLLAWEIMSLAPFFLIDFNDGDSKVRDASWVYLVAAHLGAVFLIAFFVLLWQVTGSTALTLAACAPLSDAGAGTLSVLFVLAVVGFGAKAGIAPLHVWLPEAHPAAPSHVSALLSGAMINAGLYGLIRALALLGGSPSAGVLGELPEWWGWFLLLLGLATALLGILKALGQGNLKRLLAYSSVENMGLMFMGVGAGLVGVSAGDGWTAALGFAGALLHMLNHAGFKGLLFLCAGEVLHAAGTVRMELLGGLQRRLPLVGAAFALGAAAIACLPPLSGFTSEFVLAMSLLDGASLPGVERQLVLLFTLAGLALVSGLAAAVYVRAYGITFLGEPRTGFAANAHAVGWRGVWPLIIPAAACVAGGLLAPYFFDLAAGTAASAIPLPQGLTGSATGADVQMRRSLAIVAMVSGGGVALAFLLFAARGLLLRRHGVLRENTWGCGYQASSARIQYTAASFAEPLARLFAPGMGLLKRGGAPEGIFPERAVFSTSAPDRLRTHVFAPLFELVERACNACKILQHGKIHLYILYILATVVGLLVWGLRP from the coding sequence ATGGATTGTTATCTCGCCAGTCTTTGCGTTTTCGTGGCCTCGGCCCTCGTGCTCGGGGCGGCGGCCGTGGCGGCGTCCATCCGGCCGCCGCGCCCGCGCAGGAGCCGCCGGGTCAACGCGCTGGGCGCCGGCTGCGCGGCCTTGGGCTGCGCCGTTGGCTTTGCCGGCGCCGTCGGGGCGCTTATCAACGGCGGCGCGACGGTCGAGCTTCTTTGGGGCCTGCCCGTAGGCCACCTCGTGCTCCGGCTGGACGCCCTCTCCGCCTTCTTTCTCTTGCCGGTGTTCGGGCTTGGCTTTGTCTGCGCGCTTTCCGGCGGCATCGCCCTGCGCTCCGTGCGCCCGGGCGAGCACAATCTCGCGGCGCACTGGTTTTTCTTTCTCCTGCTGCTCACAGGCATGGCCTGCGTGATGTGCGCGGCCGACGCCATCTTCTTCCTGCTCGCGTGGGAGATCATGTCGCTCGCGCCCTTCTTCCTCATTGATTTCAACGATGGCGACAGCAAGGTGCGCGACGCCTCCTGGGTCTATCTCGTGGCGGCGCATCTCGGCGCGGTGTTCCTCATCGCCTTCTTCGTGCTGCTCTGGCAGGTGACGGGCTCGACGGCCCTCACGCTCGCGGCCTGTGCGCCGCTCTCCGACGCCGGCGCGGGGACGCTCTCGGTGCTCTTCGTGCTGGCCGTGGTCGGCTTCGGGGCCAAGGCGGGCATAGCTCCCTTGCATGTGTGGCTGCCCGAGGCGCACCCCGCCGCGCCGAGCCATGTGTCGGCCCTGCTCTCCGGGGCCATGATCAACGCGGGCCTCTACGGACTCATCCGCGCCCTGGCTCTTTTGGGCGGCTCGCCCTCGGCCGGGGTGCTCGGGGAGCTTCCCGAATGGTGGGGCTGGTTCCTGCTGCTGCTCGGGCTCGCCACGGCGCTCCTCGGCATCCTCAAGGCGCTGGGGCAGGGCAACCTGAAACGCCTGCTCGCGTATTCCAGCGTGGAGAACATGGGCCTCATGTTCATGGGCGTGGGCGCGGGCCTCGTGGGCGTGAGCGCGGGCGACGGCTGGACGGCGGCGCTGGGCTTTGCCGGCGCGCTTCTGCACATGCTCAACCACGCGGGCTTCAAGGGCCTGCTCTTCCTCTGCGCGGGCGAAGTGCTGCACGCCGCGGGCACGGTGCGCATGGAGCTTCTGGGCGGCCTGCAACGCCGCCTGCCCCTAGTGGGCGCGGCCTTCGCCCTGGGTGCCGCCGCCATCGCCTGCCTGCCGCCCCTGAGCGGCTTCACCTCGGAATTCGTGCTCGCCATGTCGCTTCTGGACGGCGCCTCGCTCCCCGGGGTGGAGCGGCAGCTCGTGCTGCTGTTCACGCTGGCCGGGCTCGCCCTCGTGAGCGGGCTCGCCGCCGCGGTCTATGTGCGGGCCTATGGCATCACCTTTCTCGGCGAGCCGCGCACGGGCTTTGCGGCCAATGCCCATGCCGTCGGGTGGCGCGGCGTGTGGCCGCTGATCATCCCGGCGGCGGCCTGCGTGGCCGGGGGGCTGCTCGCGCCGTATTTCTTTGATCTCGCCGCCGGCACGGCCGCTTCCGCCATCCCCCTGCCGCAGGGCCTGACCGGCTCGGCCACCGGGGCGGACGTGCAGATGCGCAGAAGCCTCGCCATCGTGGCCATGGTGAGCGGGGGCGGCGTGGCGCTGGCCTTTTTGCTCTTCGCCGCGCGCGGCCTGCTCCTTCGGCGGCACGGCGTCCTGCGCGAAAACACCTGGGGCTGCGGCTACCAGGCCTCCTCGGCGCGCATCCAGTATACCGCTGCCTCCTTCGCCGAGCCGCTGGCGCGCCTTTTCGCGCCCGGCATGGGCCTTCTGAAGCGCGGCGGCGCGCCCGAGGGCATCTTCCCCGAGCGCGCGGTCTTCAGCACCTCCGCGCCGGACAGGCTCAGGACCCATGTCTTCGCGCCGCTCTTCGAGCTCGTGGAGCGGGCCTGCAATGCCTGCAAGATCCTCCAGCACGGCAAGATCCATCTCTACATCCTCTATATCCTCGCCACGGTGGTGGGGCTGCTCGTCTGGGGGCTCAGGCCATGA
- a CDS encoding NADH-quinone oxidoreductase subunit H, with product MNAPACFLVQLGLALVLAPLLPGVINRVKAKVAGRRGKPLLQTYYDLAKLLGKGEVVSRTTTWTFAAGPGVSLAAALCALALLPMGGVTSPLAFGGDFLLAAYLLGMGRFATMLAALDTGSSFEGMGASREAAFSALGEPALFLAFLTLTSLSLDLGRGEAGLSVVDARAAFSLSALFNGDMAAFWQSGRPELLLAPAVFFALLLAENCRIPVDDPTTHLELTMIHEVMVLDHSGPNLAMIVYGAALKLWFFAALVAGLLVPPLPLWQHAALSLAAIFGIGCCVGLVESGMARLKLTRVPHFLGVAAALAALALILTQAR from the coding sequence ATGAACGCGCCCGCCTGCTTCCTCGTCCAGCTCGGGCTCGCGCTCGTGCTCGCGCCGCTTTTGCCGGGCGTCATCAACCGCGTCAAGGCCAAGGTGGCCGGCCGGCGCGGCAAGCCCCTGCTCCAGACCTACTATGATTTAGCCAAGCTCCTCGGCAAGGGCGAGGTCGTAAGCCGCACCACCACCTGGACTTTCGCCGCCGGCCCCGGCGTGTCGCTGGCTGCGGCCCTGTGCGCGCTGGCCCTGTTGCCCATGGGCGGCGTGACTTCGCCGCTGGCCTTCGGCGGGGACTTCCTGCTCGCCGCCTATCTGCTCGGCATGGGGCGCTTCGCCACCATGCTGGCCGCGCTCGACACCGGCTCCTCCTTCGAGGGCATGGGCGCGAGCCGCGAAGCCGCCTTTTCCGCCCTGGGCGAGCCCGCGCTCTTCCTCGCCTTTCTCACGCTCACGAGCCTCTCTCTCGACCTCGGGCGCGGCGAGGCCGGGCTTTCCGTGGTGGACGCGCGCGCGGCCTTTTCGCTCTCCGCGCTCTTCAATGGCGACATGGCCGCGTTCTGGCAGTCGGGGCGCCCCGAGCTTCTGCTGGCGCCGGCGGTGTTTTTCGCGCTGCTCCTGGCCGAGAACTGCCGCATCCCCGTGGACGACCCCACCACGCACCTCGAGCTGACCATGATCCACGAGGTCATGGTGCTGGACCACTCCGGCCCCAACCTCGCCATGATCGTTTACGGCGCGGCGCTCAAGCTCTGGTTTTTCGCGGCGCTCGTGGCCGGGCTCCTCGTACCGCCGCTGCCGCTCTGGCAACATGCGGCGCTTTCGCTCGCCGCCATCTTCGGCATCGGCTGCTGCGTGGGCCTGGTGGAATCGGGCATGGCCCGGCTCAAGCTCACGCGCGTGCCGCATTTTCTCGGCGTGGCCGCGGCCCTGGCGGCGCTGGCCCTTATCCTGACGCAGGCCCGGTAG